The Desulfatibacillum aliphaticivorans DSM 15576 genome has a segment encoding these proteins:
- the yhbY gene encoding ribosome assembly RNA-binding protein YhbY yields the protein MELKGFERKYLRGLAHGMKPVVIVGQKGLTDGLIASVDEALDLHELIKVKFGDYKEKALKTEISEAIEKGAKCEMVGMIGHMAIFYRQQEDPEKRQITLPKK from the coding sequence ATGGAACTGAAGGGTTTTGAAAGAAAATATTTGCGGGGCCTGGCCCATGGCATGAAGCCGGTGGTGATTGTAGGCCAAAAAGGGCTTACGGACGGCTTGATCGCTTCGGTGGACGAGGCTCTGGACCTCCACGAACTGATCAAGGTCAAGTTTGGGGATTACAAGGAAAAGGCCTTGAAGACCGAAATCTCAGAAGCCATTGAAAAGGGCGCCAAGTGCGAAATGGTGGGGATGATAGGGCATATGGCCATATTCTATCGCCAGCAGGAAGATCCTGAAAAAAGGCAGATCACGCTTCCCAAAAAGTAG